One window of Bactrocera tryoni isolate S06 chromosome 2, CSIRO_BtryS06_freeze2, whole genome shotgun sequence genomic DNA carries:
- the LOC120769782 gene encoding protein C1orf194, whose translation MNCKSNKMAKVKIRVRNVWYEPDLSTEGIYLCPMPQPPQAPAGALWFTNLKPYERLFYHQTLNSVRKSKRFLATPEIPSDSLDFQLQSRYDHSSEIFPERVDTLLQRETCACERTDDTSHGTVELSSFRVLKNVKTVQLPAGDNQDHPLKIGGIKEKISPHSVKLINSGVHNQLVNNGFSRQTGDGNFFRY comes from the coding sequence ATGAATTGTAAGAGTAACAAAATGGCAAAAGTAAAAATACGCGTCCGAAATGTCTGGTATGAACCTGACTTAAGTACTGAGGGTATTTACCTTTGCCCAATGCCCCAACCACCTCAAGCGCCAGCTGGTGCATTGTGGTTTACAAATTTGAAACCATACGAACGGCTTTTCTACCATCAGACATTAAATTCTGTACGGAAAAGTAAACGTTTTCTTGCCACACCCGAGATACCCAGCGACTCTTTGGATTTCCAGTTACAATCACGGTATGATCACTCCAGTGAAATATTTCCAGAGCGTGTAGATACACTATTGCAAAGAGAAACTTGTGCTTGTGAAAGAACCGATGATACATCACATGGCACAGTGGAATTGAGTTCATTTCGAGTACTTAAAAATGTGAAGACGGTGCAGTTACCCGCCGGTGATAATCAAGATCACCCACTAAAAATTGGTGGAATTAAAGAGAAAATTTCACCACATAGCGTTAAATTGATCAATAGTGGTGTACACAATCAACTGGTAAACAACGGGTTTTCGCGACAAACTGGGGACGGAAATTTTTTCCGATATTAA